A window of Salmo trutta chromosome 31, fSalTru1.1, whole genome shotgun sequence contains these coding sequences:
- the LOC115169311 gene encoding sodium/potassium-transporting ATPase subunit alpha-2-like isoform X1 translates to MTVLFWVVPDRGDSRCRDPNPVCQDERSALHISTYSWNTASMGKGSGAENGGGKKKKKERDLDELKKEVSMDDHKISLEDLERRYTVDLARGLTNAKALEVLAREGPNVLTPPPTTPEWVKFCRQLFGGFSLLLWIGAILCFLAYSIQVATEDEPVNDNLYLGVVLSAVVIITGCFSYYQEAKSSRIMDSFKNMVPQQALVIREGEKMTINAELLVRGDLVEIKGGDRIPADLRVVSAAGCKVDNSSLTGESEPQTRTTEFTHENPLETRNIAFFSTNCVEGTAQGVVVGTGDHTVMGRIATLASGLETGQTPINMEIEHFIQLITAVAVFLGVSFFILAIILGYTWLEAVIFLIGIIVANVPEGLLATVTVCLTLTAKRMAKKNCLVKNLEAVETLGSTSTICSDKTGTLTQNRMTVAHMWFDNMIHEADTTEDQSGATFDKSSATWHSLSHVAGLCNRAEFKAGQENFPILKRDTAGDASESALLKCIELSCGCVRSMRDRNPKVGEIPFNSTNKYQLSIHEHEDNENGHLLVMKGAPERILDRCSTIMIHGQEVPMDANWNEAFQSAYMELGGLGERVLGFCHLPLSPAQFPRGFTFDCEDVNFPTEGLCFVGLMSMIDPPRAAVPDAVGKCRSAGIKVIMVTGDHPITAKAIAKGVGIISEGNETVEDIAERLNIPLSQVNPRDAKACVVHGGDLKDMSAEYLDDLLRNHTEIVFARTSPQQKLIIVEGCQRTGAIVAVTGDGVNDSPALKKADIGVAMGIAGSDVSKQAADMILLDDNFASIVTGVEEGRLIFDNLKKSIAYTLTSNIPEISPFLLFIIASIPLPLGTVTILCIDLGTDMVPAISLAYETAESDIMKRQPRCPKTDKLVNDRLISMAYGQIGMIQAIAGFFTYFVILAENGFWPGTLLGIRLNWDDRANNEVEDSYGQQWTYEQRKIIEFTCHTSFFASIVVVQWADLVICKTRRNSVFQQGMKNRILIFGLFAETALAAFLSYCPGMDIALRMYPLKVSWWFCALPYSVLIFIYDEIRKLIIRRCPGGWVEQETYY, encoded by the exons ATGACAGTGCTCTTCTGGGTTGTTCCTGACCGAGGGGACAGCAGGTGCAG AGATCCGAACCCTGTCTGTCAGGACGAAAGGTCTGCCCTTCACATTTCAACTTACAGTTGGAACACCGCAAGCATGGGGAAAGGG AGTGGTGCTGAAAATGGAGgaggaaagaagaagaagaaggagagggaCTTGGATGAGCTCAAGAAGGAGGTGTCCATG GATGATCACAAGATATCATTAGAAGATCTGGAAAGACGCTACACAGTTGACTTGGCtcgg GGTTTGACCAATGCCAAGGCTCTGGAGGTGCTGGCCAGGGAGGGGCCCAACGTGCTGACCCCCCCTCCCACCACACCAGAGTGGGTGAAGTTCTGCCGTCAGCTGTTTGGGGGCTTCTCCttgctcctctggatcggtgcCATCCTCTGCTTCCTGGCCTACAGTATCCAAGTGGCCACTGAAGACGAGCCAGTCAATGACAAT TTGTACCTGGGAGTGGTTCTGTCAGCTGTGGTCATCATCACTGGCTGTTTCTCTTACTACCAAGAGGCCAAGAGCTCCCGCATCATGGACTCCTTCAAGAACATGGTTCCTCAG CAAGCCTTGGTgatcagggagggagagaaaatgaCAATCAATGCAGAGCTATTGGTGAGGGGAGACTTGGTGGAGATCAAAGGAGGAGACCGGATCCCTGCCGACCTCCGAGTTGTCTCCGCCGCTGGCTgcaag gTGGATAACTCTTCTCTGACTGGGGAGTCAGAGCCTCAGACACGCACAACAGAGTTCACCCATGAAAACCCCCTGGAGACTCGAAACATCGCCTTCTTCTCCACCAACTGTGTGGAGG gcaCGGCCCAAGGTGTAGTAGTAGGTACCGGTGACCATACAGTGATGGGTCGTATTGCCACCCTGGCCTCAGGGCTGGAGACAGGCCAGACTCCCATCAACATGGAGATCGAGCACTTCATCCAGCTGATCACGGCCGTGGCTGTGTTCCTGGGGGTGTCCTTCTTCATCCTGGCCATCATCCTGGGGTACACCTGGCTGGAGGCTGTCATCTTCCTCATCGGCATCATCGTGGCCAATGTCCCAGAGGGTCTGCTGGCCACCGTCACT gtGTGTCTCACCCTCACTGCCAAGCGTATGGCCAAGAAGAACTGCCTGGTCAAGAATCTGGAAGCTGTGGAGACCCTGGGTTCTACCTCTACCATCTGTTCCGACAAGACAGGGACCCTGACCCAGAACCGCATGACCGTGGCCCACATGTGGTTTGACAACATGATCCATGAGGCCGACACTACGGAGGACCAGTCTG GTGCCACCTTTGACAAGAGCTCAGCTACATGGCACTCTCTGTCTCACGTAGCTGGACTCTGCAATCGTGCTGAGTTCAAAGCTGGGCAGGAAAACTTCCCCATCCTCAAG AGGGACACTGCTGGCGACGCGTCAGAGTCTGCTCTGTTGAAATGTATCGAGCTCTCCTGTGGGTGTGTCCGCTCTATGAGAGACAGAAACCCCAAGGTGGGAGAGATTCCCTTCAACTCGACCAACAAGTACCAG CTTTCCATTCATGAACATGAAGACAATGAAAATGGCCACCTACTCGTTATGAAGGGAGCCCCTGAGAGAATATTGGACAG GTGTAGCACCATCATGATCCACGGTCAGGAGGTTCCAATGGATGCCAACTGGAACGAAGCTTTCCAGAGTGCttacatggagctgggagggctAGGAGAGAGAGTTCtag GGTTCTGTCACTTGCCACTGTCTCCGGCCCAGTTCCCTCGGGGGTTCACCTTCGACTGTGAAGATGTCAACTTCCCTACAGAAGGACTGTGTTTCGTGGGCCTCATGTCCATGATTGACCCTCCCCGTGCTGCTGTGCCTGACGCTGTGGGGAAGTGCCGCTCTGCTGGGATTAAG GTTATCATGGTGACAGGCGACCATCCAATCACTGCTAAAGCCATCGCTAAAGGTGTGGGCATCATCTCCGAGGGCAACGAGACTGTGGAGGACATCGCTGAAAGGCTGAATATTCCACTGAGCCAAGTCaaccccag GGATGCCAAGGCCTGTGTGGTGCACGGGGGGGACCTGAAGGACATGAGCGCAGAATACTTGGATGACCTGCTCAGGAACCACACTGAGATAGTGTTCGCCCGCACCTCACCTCAGCAGAAACTCATCATCGTAGAGGGCTGCCAGAGAACG GGGGCAATTGTTGCGGTTACTGGGGACGGAGTGAACGACTCACCTGCACTGAAGAAGGCTGATATCGGGGTTGCCATGGGGATTGCTGGGTCTGACGTCTCCAAGCAAGCTGCTGACATGATCCTCCTGGACGACAACTTCGCCTCTATCGTCACAGGAGTGGAGGAag GCCGTCTGATCTTTGATAATTTGAAAAAGTCCATTGCCTACACTCTGACCAGTAACATTCCAGAGATCAgccccttcctcctcttcatcattgCCAGTATTCCCCTGCCCCTGGGCACTGTCACCATCCTCTGTATCGACCTGGGAACTGACATG GTTCCTGCTATCTCATTGGCCTATGAGACGGCTGAGAGTGACATCATGAAGCGTCAGCCCCGGTGCCCAAAGACGGACAAGCTGGTGAACGACAGACTGATCAGCATGGCCTACGGACAGATAG gtatgATCCAGGCCATAGCAGGTTTCTTCACCTACTTTGTGATCCTGGCTGAGAATGGTTTCTGGCCAGGGACCCTCCTTGGCATCCGTCTGAACTGGGATGACCGTGCTAACAACGAGGTGGAAGATAGCTATGGACAGCAGTGG ACCTATGAGCAGCGAAAGATAATTGAGTTCACCTGTCATACCTCGTTCTTTGCGAGCATCGTGGTGGTGCAATGGGCTGATCTGGTTATCTGCAAGACCAGGAGGAACTCTGTCTTCCAGCAGGGCATGAA GAATCGTATCCTGATCTTTGGCTTGTTTGCTGAGACTGCTCTGGCTGCCTTCCTGTCCTACTGTCCAGGAATGGACATCGCCCTCCGCATGTACCCCTTGAA gGTCTCCTGGTGGTTCTGTGCCCTCCCCTACAGTGTCCTCATCTTCATCTATGATGAGATCCGCAAGCTCATCATCAGGAGGTGTCCTGGAG GTTGGGTGGAACAGGAGACTTATTATTAA
- the mpz gene encoding myelin protein P0 isoform X3: MLTILALASVVLLGIVPQQSEAIVIYTGWERHALVGSDIRLSCSFFSWRWTSEDVTFSWSYRPDGARDAISIFHYTGGAPYVDNKGPFRDRLEFVGNPGRRDGSILLKNLDYTDNGTFTCDAKNPPDIVGRASSVRLLVFEKVPIQAGVITGSIIGAVLGLLLLIVVIYYLMRFLVARRVFNLSVSKHGKKGKGKEGSQQRQIF; encoded by the exons ATGCTGACCATTTTGGCGCTAGCGTCGGTCGTACTCCTGGGAATAG TGCCCCAGCAGTCTGAGGCCATCGTCATCTACACGGGCTGGGAGCGTCACGCCCTGGTGGGGTCAGACATCCGTCTTTCCTGCTCCTTCTTCTCCTGGCGCTGGACCTCTGAAGATGTCACCTTCTCCTGGAGCTACCGGCCCGACGGTGCCAGGGACGCCATCTCT ATCTTCCACTACACCGGTGGAGCTCCCTACGTAGACAACAAGGGACCCTTCAGAGACAGGCTGGAGTTTGTGGGGAACCCTGGTCGCCGGGACGGATCCATCCTGCTCAAAAACCTAGACTACACAGACAACGGCACCTTCACCTGCGATGCCAAGAACCCACCTGACATAGTGGGACGCGCCTCCAGTGTCAGACTGCTGGTCTTTGAGAAGG tTCCCATCCAGGCCGGAGTGATCACGGGGTCCATCATTGGTGCAGTGCTAGGTCTATTGTTGCTGATCGTTGTCATCTACTATCTCATGAGGTTCCTGGTGGCCCGCAGAGTCTTCAACCTCAGTGTCAG CAAACATGGAAAGAAAGGGAAGGGTAAAGAGGGATCACAGCAGAGACAG ATTTTCTGA
- the LOC115169311 gene encoding sodium/potassium-transporting ATPase subunit alpha-2-like isoform X2: protein MGKGSGAENGGGKKKKKERDLDELKKEVSMDDHKISLEDLERRYTVDLARGLTNAKALEVLAREGPNVLTPPPTTPEWVKFCRQLFGGFSLLLWIGAILCFLAYSIQVATEDEPVNDNLYLGVVLSAVVIITGCFSYYQEAKSSRIMDSFKNMVPQQALVIREGEKMTINAELLVRGDLVEIKGGDRIPADLRVVSAAGCKVDNSSLTGESEPQTRTTEFTHENPLETRNIAFFSTNCVEGTAQGVVVGTGDHTVMGRIATLASGLETGQTPINMEIEHFIQLITAVAVFLGVSFFILAIILGYTWLEAVIFLIGIIVANVPEGLLATVTVCLTLTAKRMAKKNCLVKNLEAVETLGSTSTICSDKTGTLTQNRMTVAHMWFDNMIHEADTTEDQSGATFDKSSATWHSLSHVAGLCNRAEFKAGQENFPILKRDTAGDASESALLKCIELSCGCVRSMRDRNPKVGEIPFNSTNKYQLSIHEHEDNENGHLLVMKGAPERILDRCSTIMIHGQEVPMDANWNEAFQSAYMELGGLGERVLGFCHLPLSPAQFPRGFTFDCEDVNFPTEGLCFVGLMSMIDPPRAAVPDAVGKCRSAGIKVIMVTGDHPITAKAIAKGVGIISEGNETVEDIAERLNIPLSQVNPRDAKACVVHGGDLKDMSAEYLDDLLRNHTEIVFARTSPQQKLIIVEGCQRTGAIVAVTGDGVNDSPALKKADIGVAMGIAGSDVSKQAADMILLDDNFASIVTGVEEGRLIFDNLKKSIAYTLTSNIPEISPFLLFIIASIPLPLGTVTILCIDLGTDMVPAISLAYETAESDIMKRQPRCPKTDKLVNDRLISMAYGQIGMIQAIAGFFTYFVILAENGFWPGTLLGIRLNWDDRANNEVEDSYGQQWTYEQRKIIEFTCHTSFFASIVVVQWADLVICKTRRNSVFQQGMKNRILIFGLFAETALAAFLSYCPGMDIALRMYPLKVSWWFCALPYSVLIFIYDEIRKLIIRRCPGGWVEQETYY, encoded by the exons ATGGGGAAAGGG AGTGGTGCTGAAAATGGAGgaggaaagaagaagaagaaggagagggaCTTGGATGAGCTCAAGAAGGAGGTGTCCATG GATGATCACAAGATATCATTAGAAGATCTGGAAAGACGCTACACAGTTGACTTGGCtcgg GGTTTGACCAATGCCAAGGCTCTGGAGGTGCTGGCCAGGGAGGGGCCCAACGTGCTGACCCCCCCTCCCACCACACCAGAGTGGGTGAAGTTCTGCCGTCAGCTGTTTGGGGGCTTCTCCttgctcctctggatcggtgcCATCCTCTGCTTCCTGGCCTACAGTATCCAAGTGGCCACTGAAGACGAGCCAGTCAATGACAAT TTGTACCTGGGAGTGGTTCTGTCAGCTGTGGTCATCATCACTGGCTGTTTCTCTTACTACCAAGAGGCCAAGAGCTCCCGCATCATGGACTCCTTCAAGAACATGGTTCCTCAG CAAGCCTTGGTgatcagggagggagagaaaatgaCAATCAATGCAGAGCTATTGGTGAGGGGAGACTTGGTGGAGATCAAAGGAGGAGACCGGATCCCTGCCGACCTCCGAGTTGTCTCCGCCGCTGGCTgcaag gTGGATAACTCTTCTCTGACTGGGGAGTCAGAGCCTCAGACACGCACAACAGAGTTCACCCATGAAAACCCCCTGGAGACTCGAAACATCGCCTTCTTCTCCACCAACTGTGTGGAGG gcaCGGCCCAAGGTGTAGTAGTAGGTACCGGTGACCATACAGTGATGGGTCGTATTGCCACCCTGGCCTCAGGGCTGGAGACAGGCCAGACTCCCATCAACATGGAGATCGAGCACTTCATCCAGCTGATCACGGCCGTGGCTGTGTTCCTGGGGGTGTCCTTCTTCATCCTGGCCATCATCCTGGGGTACACCTGGCTGGAGGCTGTCATCTTCCTCATCGGCATCATCGTGGCCAATGTCCCAGAGGGTCTGCTGGCCACCGTCACT gtGTGTCTCACCCTCACTGCCAAGCGTATGGCCAAGAAGAACTGCCTGGTCAAGAATCTGGAAGCTGTGGAGACCCTGGGTTCTACCTCTACCATCTGTTCCGACAAGACAGGGACCCTGACCCAGAACCGCATGACCGTGGCCCACATGTGGTTTGACAACATGATCCATGAGGCCGACACTACGGAGGACCAGTCTG GTGCCACCTTTGACAAGAGCTCAGCTACATGGCACTCTCTGTCTCACGTAGCTGGACTCTGCAATCGTGCTGAGTTCAAAGCTGGGCAGGAAAACTTCCCCATCCTCAAG AGGGACACTGCTGGCGACGCGTCAGAGTCTGCTCTGTTGAAATGTATCGAGCTCTCCTGTGGGTGTGTCCGCTCTATGAGAGACAGAAACCCCAAGGTGGGAGAGATTCCCTTCAACTCGACCAACAAGTACCAG CTTTCCATTCATGAACATGAAGACAATGAAAATGGCCACCTACTCGTTATGAAGGGAGCCCCTGAGAGAATATTGGACAG GTGTAGCACCATCATGATCCACGGTCAGGAGGTTCCAATGGATGCCAACTGGAACGAAGCTTTCCAGAGTGCttacatggagctgggagggctAGGAGAGAGAGTTCtag GGTTCTGTCACTTGCCACTGTCTCCGGCCCAGTTCCCTCGGGGGTTCACCTTCGACTGTGAAGATGTCAACTTCCCTACAGAAGGACTGTGTTTCGTGGGCCTCATGTCCATGATTGACCCTCCCCGTGCTGCTGTGCCTGACGCTGTGGGGAAGTGCCGCTCTGCTGGGATTAAG GTTATCATGGTGACAGGCGACCATCCAATCACTGCTAAAGCCATCGCTAAAGGTGTGGGCATCATCTCCGAGGGCAACGAGACTGTGGAGGACATCGCTGAAAGGCTGAATATTCCACTGAGCCAAGTCaaccccag GGATGCCAAGGCCTGTGTGGTGCACGGGGGGGACCTGAAGGACATGAGCGCAGAATACTTGGATGACCTGCTCAGGAACCACACTGAGATAGTGTTCGCCCGCACCTCACCTCAGCAGAAACTCATCATCGTAGAGGGCTGCCAGAGAACG GGGGCAATTGTTGCGGTTACTGGGGACGGAGTGAACGACTCACCTGCACTGAAGAAGGCTGATATCGGGGTTGCCATGGGGATTGCTGGGTCTGACGTCTCCAAGCAAGCTGCTGACATGATCCTCCTGGACGACAACTTCGCCTCTATCGTCACAGGAGTGGAGGAag GCCGTCTGATCTTTGATAATTTGAAAAAGTCCATTGCCTACACTCTGACCAGTAACATTCCAGAGATCAgccccttcctcctcttcatcattgCCAGTATTCCCCTGCCCCTGGGCACTGTCACCATCCTCTGTATCGACCTGGGAACTGACATG GTTCCTGCTATCTCATTGGCCTATGAGACGGCTGAGAGTGACATCATGAAGCGTCAGCCCCGGTGCCCAAAGACGGACAAGCTGGTGAACGACAGACTGATCAGCATGGCCTACGGACAGATAG gtatgATCCAGGCCATAGCAGGTTTCTTCACCTACTTTGTGATCCTGGCTGAGAATGGTTTCTGGCCAGGGACCCTCCTTGGCATCCGTCTGAACTGGGATGACCGTGCTAACAACGAGGTGGAAGATAGCTATGGACAGCAGTGG ACCTATGAGCAGCGAAAGATAATTGAGTTCACCTGTCATACCTCGTTCTTTGCGAGCATCGTGGTGGTGCAATGGGCTGATCTGGTTATCTGCAAGACCAGGAGGAACTCTGTCTTCCAGCAGGGCATGAA GAATCGTATCCTGATCTTTGGCTTGTTTGCTGAGACTGCTCTGGCTGCCTTCCTGTCCTACTGTCCAGGAATGGACATCGCCCTCCGCATGTACCCCTTGAA gGTCTCCTGGTGGTTCTGTGCCCTCCCCTACAGTGTCCTCATCTTCATCTATGATGAGATCCGCAAGCTCATCATCAGGAGGTGTCCTGGAG GTTGGGTGGAACAGGAGACTTATTATTAA
- the mpz gene encoding myelin protein P0 isoform X2 yields the protein MLTILALASVVLLGIVPQQSEAIVIYTGWERHALVGSDIRLSCSFFSWRWTSEDVTFSWSYRPDGARDAISIFHYTGGAPYVDNKGPFRDRLEFVGNPGRRDGSILLKNLDYTDNGTFTCDAKNPPDIVGRASSVRLLVFEKVPIQAGVITGSIIGAVLGLLLLIVVIYYLMRFLVARRVFNLSVSKHGKKGKGKEGSQQRQPWRPPPVTCLPLTS from the exons ATGCTGACCATTTTGGCGCTAGCGTCGGTCGTACTCCTGGGAATAG TGCCCCAGCAGTCTGAGGCCATCGTCATCTACACGGGCTGGGAGCGTCACGCCCTGGTGGGGTCAGACATCCGTCTTTCCTGCTCCTTCTTCTCCTGGCGCTGGACCTCTGAAGATGTCACCTTCTCCTGGAGCTACCGGCCCGACGGTGCCAGGGACGCCATCTCT ATCTTCCACTACACCGGTGGAGCTCCCTACGTAGACAACAAGGGACCCTTCAGAGACAGGCTGGAGTTTGTGGGGAACCCTGGTCGCCGGGACGGATCCATCCTGCTCAAAAACCTAGACTACACAGACAACGGCACCTTCACCTGCGATGCCAAGAACCCACCTGACATAGTGGGACGCGCCTCCAGTGTCAGACTGCTGGTCTTTGAGAAGG tTCCCATCCAGGCCGGAGTGATCACGGGGTCCATCATTGGTGCAGTGCTAGGTCTATTGTTGCTGATCGTTGTCATCTACTATCTCATGAGGTTCCTGGTGGCCCGCAGAGTCTTCAACCTCAGTGTCAG CAAACATGGAAAGAAAGGGAAGGGTAAAGAGGGATCACAGCAGAGACAG CCCTGGAGACCGCCCCCCGTCACTTGCCTCCCCCTTACCTCCTAA
- the LOC115169311 gene encoding sodium/potassium-transporting ATPase subunit alpha-1-like isoform X3 — MKRQPRCPKTDKLVNDRLISMAYGQIGMIQAIAGFFTYFVILAENGFWPGTLLGIRLNWDDRANNEVEDSYGQQWTYEQRKIIEFTCHTSFFASIVVVQWADLVICKTRRNSVFQQGMKNRILIFGLFAETALAAFLSYCPGMDIALRMYPLKVSWWFCALPYSVLIFIYDEIRKLIIRRCPGGWVEQETYY; from the exons ATGAAGCGTCAGCCCCGGTGCCCAAAGACGGACAAGCTGGTGAACGACAGACTGATCAGCATGGCCTACGGACAGATAG gtatgATCCAGGCCATAGCAGGTTTCTTCACCTACTTTGTGATCCTGGCTGAGAATGGTTTCTGGCCAGGGACCCTCCTTGGCATCCGTCTGAACTGGGATGACCGTGCTAACAACGAGGTGGAAGATAGCTATGGACAGCAGTGG ACCTATGAGCAGCGAAAGATAATTGAGTTCACCTGTCATACCTCGTTCTTTGCGAGCATCGTGGTGGTGCAATGGGCTGATCTGGTTATCTGCAAGACCAGGAGGAACTCTGTCTTCCAGCAGGGCATGAA GAATCGTATCCTGATCTTTGGCTTGTTTGCTGAGACTGCTCTGGCTGCCTTCCTGTCCTACTGTCCAGGAATGGACATCGCCCTCCGCATGTACCCCTTGAA gGTCTCCTGGTGGTTCTGTGCCCTCCCCTACAGTGTCCTCATCTTCATCTATGATGAGATCCGCAAGCTCATCATCAGGAGGTGTCCTGGAG GTTGGGTGGAACAGGAGACTTATTATTAA
- the mpz gene encoding myelin protein P0 isoform X4 — MLTILALASVVLLGIVPQQSEAIVIYTGWERHALVGSDIRLSCSFFSWRWTSEDVTFSWSYRPDGARDAISIFHYTGGAPYVDNKGPFRDRLEFVGNPGRRDGSILLKNLDYTDNGTFTCDAKNPPDIVGRASSVRLLVFEKVPIQAGVITGSIIGAVLGLLLLIVVIYYLMRFLVARRVFNLSVSKHGKKGKGKEGSQQRQ; from the exons ATGCTGACCATTTTGGCGCTAGCGTCGGTCGTACTCCTGGGAATAG TGCCCCAGCAGTCTGAGGCCATCGTCATCTACACGGGCTGGGAGCGTCACGCCCTGGTGGGGTCAGACATCCGTCTTTCCTGCTCCTTCTTCTCCTGGCGCTGGACCTCTGAAGATGTCACCTTCTCCTGGAGCTACCGGCCCGACGGTGCCAGGGACGCCATCTCT ATCTTCCACTACACCGGTGGAGCTCCCTACGTAGACAACAAGGGACCCTTCAGAGACAGGCTGGAGTTTGTGGGGAACCCTGGTCGCCGGGACGGATCCATCCTGCTCAAAAACCTAGACTACACAGACAACGGCACCTTCACCTGCGATGCCAAGAACCCACCTGACATAGTGGGACGCGCCTCCAGTGTCAGACTGCTGGTCTTTGAGAAGG tTCCCATCCAGGCCGGAGTGATCACGGGGTCCATCATTGGTGCAGTGCTAGGTCTATTGTTGCTGATCGTTGTCATCTACTATCTCATGAGGTTCCTGGTGGCCCGCAGAGTCTTCAACCTCAGTGTCAG CAAACATGGAAAGAAAGGGAAGGGTAAAGAGGGATCACAGCAGAGACAG TGA
- the mpz gene encoding myelin protein P0 isoform X1 produces MLTILALASVVLLGIVPQQSEAIVIYTGWERHALVGSDIRLSCSFFSWRWTSEDVTFSWSYRPDGARDAISIFHYTGGAPYVDNKGPFRDRLEFVGNPGRRDGSILLKNLDYTDNGTFTCDAKNPPDIVGRASSVRLLVFEKVPIQAGVITGSIIGAVLGLLLLIVVIYYLMRFLVARRVFNLSVSKHGKKGKGKEGSQQRQGPTLSIGDPSKLKAAASEKKKQESRKDKK; encoded by the exons ATGCTGACCATTTTGGCGCTAGCGTCGGTCGTACTCCTGGGAATAG TGCCCCAGCAGTCTGAGGCCATCGTCATCTACACGGGCTGGGAGCGTCACGCCCTGGTGGGGTCAGACATCCGTCTTTCCTGCTCCTTCTTCTCCTGGCGCTGGACCTCTGAAGATGTCACCTTCTCCTGGAGCTACCGGCCCGACGGTGCCAGGGACGCCATCTCT ATCTTCCACTACACCGGTGGAGCTCCCTACGTAGACAACAAGGGACCCTTCAGAGACAGGCTGGAGTTTGTGGGGAACCCTGGTCGCCGGGACGGATCCATCCTGCTCAAAAACCTAGACTACACAGACAACGGCACCTTCACCTGCGATGCCAAGAACCCACCTGACATAGTGGGACGCGCCTCCAGTGTCAGACTGCTGGTCTTTGAGAAGG tTCCCATCCAGGCCGGAGTGATCACGGGGTCCATCATTGGTGCAGTGCTAGGTCTATTGTTGCTGATCGTTGTCATCTACTATCTCATGAGGTTCCTGGTGGCCCGCAGAGTCTTCAACCTCAGTGTCAG CAAACATGGAAAGAAAGGGAAGGGTAAAGAGGGATCACAGCAGAGACAG gGCCCAACTCTCTCCATCGGAGACCCGTCCAAGCTGAAGGCCGCCGCCTCAGAAAAGAAGAAGCAGGAGTCGCGCAAGGATAAGAAATAG